One region of Aeromicrobium sp. Sec7.5 genomic DNA includes:
- a CDS encoding NADP-dependent oxidoreductase: MSTTTSTQIRLARRPVGEPADSDFTTDTVEVPELGEGDVLLRTVYLSLDPYMRGRMSDAESYADPVELGAVMEGSTVCEVVESRADNRPVGTFVLAHTGWQSHAVVPARQTRRLDPATAPISTAVGVLGMPGFTAYAGLLQIGRPQEGETVVVAAAAGPVGSAVGQIAKAKGARSVGIAGGAEKVRILREEFGFDVALDHRSPDFAAELKAATPDGVDVYFENVAGTVGEAVMRRMNPYGRIPVCGLVADYNATEAREGAEPGPALLRRVLTKSLTIRGFIQNEFVADHHEDFQRDMGAWVADGTVKYREDVVDGLENAVDAFRGLLTGRNVGKLLVQVGEDPSR; the protein is encoded by the coding sequence ATGAGCACCACCACGAGCACCCAGATCCGCCTCGCCCGCCGCCCCGTCGGCGAGCCCGCCGACAGCGACTTCACGACCGACACCGTCGAGGTCCCGGAGCTCGGCGAGGGCGACGTGCTGCTGCGCACGGTCTACCTCTCGCTCGACCCCTACATGCGCGGGCGCATGAGCGACGCCGAGTCGTACGCCGACCCGGTCGAGCTCGGCGCCGTCATGGAGGGGTCCACGGTGTGCGAGGTCGTCGAGTCGCGCGCCGACAACCGGCCCGTCGGCACCTTCGTGCTGGCGCACACCGGCTGGCAGAGCCACGCCGTCGTGCCCGCCCGGCAGACGCGTCGCCTCGACCCGGCCACGGCACCGATCTCCACCGCTGTCGGCGTGCTCGGCATGCCCGGGTTCACCGCCTACGCCGGCCTGCTGCAGATCGGTCGCCCCCAGGAGGGCGAGACCGTCGTGGTCGCCGCGGCCGCCGGACCCGTCGGCTCCGCGGTCGGGCAGATCGCCAAGGCGAAGGGCGCGCGGTCGGTCGGCATCGCCGGCGGTGCCGAGAAGGTCCGCATCCTGCGCGAGGAGTTCGGTTTCGACGTGGCCCTCGACCACCGCTCGCCCGACTTCGCCGCCGAGCTCAAGGCGGCCACGCCCGACGGGGTCGACGTCTACTTCGAGAACGTCGCCGGCACGGTCGGCGAGGCGGTCATGCGGCGCATGAACCCCTACGGACGCATCCCGGTCTGCGGGCTCGTGGCCGACTACAACGCCACCGAGGCGCGTGAAGGGGCCGAGCCGGGCCCGGCGCTCCTGCGCCGCGTGCTCACCAAGAGCCTCACGATCCGTGGCTTCATCCAGAACGAGTTCGTCGCCGACCATCACGAGGACTTCCAGCGCGACATGGGCGCCTGGGTCGCCGACGGCACCGTGAAGTACCGCGAGGACGTGGTCGACGGGCTCGAGAACGCAGTCGACGCGTTCCGCGGCCTGCTCACCGGTCGCAACGTGGGCAAGCTGCTCGTCCAGGTCGGCGAGGACCCCAGCCGGTGA
- the aat gene encoding leucyl/phenylalanyl-tRNA--protein transferase: MTDPVPLPPSVWEFPEPTSPDRDLPPVDCIAGGADLEPPTIIAAYRAGAFPMGDDRGEPLWWSPMTRGVLWPEDVRVSRSLRRSVARFTTSVDTAFDEVIDACADPSRPGAWIDEPIRAAYVRLHELGWAHSVEVWDAGGGLVGGLYGLEIGDLFAGESMFHRATDASKVALVELCRRMAGGLVDVQWSTPHLASLGVVEVPRPEYRQLVAEHRDRVTPGRWT, encoded by the coding sequence ATGACCGACCCCGTCCCCCTCCCCCCGTCGGTGTGGGAGTTCCCCGAGCCCACCTCGCCCGACCGCGATCTGCCACCGGTCGACTGCATCGCCGGCGGGGCCGACCTCGAGCCACCCACGATCATCGCGGCCTACCGCGCCGGCGCCTTCCCGATGGGCGACGACCGGGGTGAACCGCTCTGGTGGTCGCCGATGACGCGCGGCGTCCTGTGGCCCGAGGACGTGCGCGTGAGTCGATCCCTGCGCCGGTCGGTCGCCCGGTTCACGACGTCGGTCGACACCGCGTTCGACGAGGTCATCGACGCCTGCGCCGATCCGAGCCGCCCCGGCGCCTGGATCGACGAGCCGATCCGCGCGGCGTACGTGCGGCTGCATGAGCTCGGCTGGGCGCACTCGGTGGAGGTCTGGGACGCCGGCGGCGGGCTCGTGGGCGGCCTCTACGGCCTCGAGATCGGCGACCTCTTCGCGGGCGAGTCGATGTTCCACCGGGCCACGGATGCGTCGAAGGTGGCACTCGTGGAGCTGTGCCGGCGCATGGCGGGTGGGCTCGTGGACGTGCAGTGGAGCACCCCGCACCTGGCCTCCTTGGGGGTGGTCGAGGTCCCGCGTCCGGAGTACCGCCAGCTCGTCGCGGAGCACCGCGACCGGGTCACGCCAGGACGCTGGACCTGA
- a CDS encoding DUF1697 domain-containing protein, with protein MRIDRPRVHLLRVHLLRAINVGGTAKLPMAELREVAAELGATDVATYIASGNLLCTPPGEPEAFDRALEQAIEDRFGFFREVISRSREEVAAALAAHPFEVVEPKFSYVTFLAAEPAPEAVAAAHEEPTGDDRWEVVGREMHVRYADGAGRPQMKDATIGRRLGVAGTARNLNTVQKLLDLTG; from the coding sequence GTGAGGATCGACCGACCCAGAGTTCATCTGCTCAGAGTTCATCTGCTCAGGGCGATCAACGTCGGTGGCACCGCGAAGCTCCCGATGGCCGAGCTGCGGGAGGTCGCCGCGGAGCTCGGCGCCACCGATGTCGCCACCTACATCGCCTCGGGCAACCTGCTGTGCACGCCACCGGGTGAGCCCGAGGCGTTCGACCGTGCGCTCGAGCAGGCCATCGAGGATCGCTTCGGGTTCTTCCGCGAGGTCATCAGCCGCAGCCGCGAGGAGGTCGCGGCCGCCCTCGCGGCGCACCCGTTCGAGGTCGTGGAGCCGAAGTTCTCGTACGTCACGTTCCTGGCTGCCGAGCCCGCCCCCGAGGCCGTCGCTGCGGCCCACGAGGAACCCACCGGGGACGACCGCTGGGAGGTCGTCGGCCGCGAGATGCACGTGCGCTACGCCGACGGCGCCGGGCGCCCGCAGATGAAGGACGCCACGATCGGTCGGCGGCTGGGCGTCGCCGGCACCGCCCGCAACCTCAACACCGTCCAGAAGCTCCTCGACCTGACGGGCTAG
- a CDS encoding PadR family transcriptional regulator, translated as MALEHAILVSLAERSASGYELARRFDASIGNFWKASHQQIYKVLGRMEADKLVESELVAQDSRPDKKVYAITGEGRDELAAFTTTPTGPEVLRSDLAVKLRALPFGDRDAVIASVRQRLADHSAKLADYEASSARFYPDPSAIPDEQLGAWLVLRGGIRAEQGGIQWCEEILQALDRQVMPQALGERR; from the coding sequence ATGGCACTCGAGCACGCGATCCTCGTGTCTCTCGCGGAACGGTCCGCGAGCGGCTACGAGCTGGCGCGCCGGTTCGACGCCTCGATCGGCAACTTCTGGAAGGCCAGCCACCAGCAGATCTACAAGGTGCTGGGGCGCATGGAGGCCGACAAGCTCGTCGAGTCCGAGCTCGTCGCGCAGGACTCCCGGCCCGACAAGAAGGTCTACGCGATCACCGGCGAGGGGCGCGACGAGCTCGCCGCCTTCACGACGACCCCCACCGGGCCGGAGGTGTTGCGAAGCGACCTGGCCGTGAAGCTGCGGGCCCTGCCGTTCGGCGACCGGGACGCGGTCATCGCCTCGGTGCGGCAACGGCTGGCCGACCACTCCGCCAAGCTCGCCGACTACGAGGCGAGCAGCGCGCGCTTCTACCCCGACCCGTCAGCCATCCCCGACGAGCAGCTCGGCGCGTGGCTCGTGCTCCGCGGCGGCATCCGTGCCGAGCAGGGCGGCATCCAGTGGTGCGAGGAGATCCTTCAGGCGCTCGACCGTCAGGTCATGCCTCAGGCGCTGGGGGAGCGGCGATGA
- a CDS encoding EcsC family protein: MGVGKKVARVAGKQAAPKVGWSFVRQALDKAIDGIGPLRSAAESATTHMVDAHGDVEQAIRTLTRTHVGLAGAQGFATNLGGIMTLAVSVPANIAGVTLLQAHLVAGIAHLRGYDLDDPRVRNAILAAMLGEDKVRELVKRKSLPSPPMALATAPSHAPELDKIIASELTGELFARTVGRRAVTLMARRIPVAGGVVAGGTDAYQTRQVGQYAAKELKDRRL; encoded by the coding sequence ATGGGAGTTGGCAAGAAGGTGGCCCGGGTCGCAGGCAAGCAGGCGGCGCCGAAGGTGGGCTGGAGCTTCGTGCGCCAGGCCCTCGACAAGGCCATCGACGGCATCGGTCCGCTGCGCTCCGCGGCCGAGTCGGCGACGACGCACATGGTCGACGCACACGGTGACGTCGAGCAGGCCATCCGCACCCTGACGCGCACCCACGTGGGACTCGCCGGCGCCCAGGGATTCGCCACGAACCTCGGCGGCATCATGACCCTCGCGGTGTCCGTGCCCGCCAACATCGCCGGCGTCACGCTGCTGCAGGCGCACCTGGTGGCCGGCATCGCGCACCTGCGCGGCTACGACCTCGACGACCCCCGCGTGCGGAACGCGATCCTCGCCGCGATGCTCGGCGAGGACAAGGTCCGCGAGCTCGTCAAGCGCAAGAGCCTGCCGTCGCCCCCGATGGCGCTGGCCACCGCCCCGTCGCACGCGCCGGAGCTCGACAAGATCATCGCGAGCGAGCTCACGGGTGAGCTGTTCGCGCGCACGGTCGGTCGCCGCGCGGTGACGCTGATGGCGCGCCGCATCCCGGTGGCCGGCGGTGTCGTCGCGGGCGGGACCGACGCGTACCAGACCCGGCAGGTCGGTCAGTACGCCGCCAAGGAGCTCAAGGACCGCCGCCTCTAG
- a CDS encoding phosphotransferase, producing MDRAFSDEVASDQWRRDAQTWVAEQIDEAQVLAVEQVRIRPWSTQLRIETDAGRYWFKALPPGAAYEAGLHAVLAELAPDDVTRPRVVDAQRGWILAADLGPTWRETRPATTADWQTLMVGVAGLQQRLALHEEAILATGLPDCRPARTVDLYDRFVTLFAELDADHPCHVDEGLRAALVEARPAVVEASVRLVGSALPVTLQHGDLHTDNVFASAAGLRLFDFGDAQWAHALEVLAVPRGVIDDDPAVEWEPVLASYAGAWDLTPDELAGDLSAAWLTQSVHRCLTWWRALSSATAQEWRQWGEAPLHHLTRVSARD from the coding sequence ATGGACCGCGCGTTCTCCGACGAGGTCGCGTCGGACCAGTGGCGTCGTGACGCGCAGACGTGGGTCGCCGAGCAGATCGACGAGGCCCAGGTCCTCGCGGTCGAGCAGGTGCGCATCCGCCCGTGGTCGACGCAGCTGCGGATCGAGACCGATGCCGGTCGCTACTGGTTCAAGGCGCTGCCGCCGGGTGCGGCCTACGAGGCGGGGCTCCACGCGGTGCTCGCCGAGCTGGCGCCCGACGACGTGACCCGCCCGCGGGTGGTCGACGCGCAGCGCGGCTGGATCCTGGCGGCCGACCTCGGCCCGACGTGGCGCGAGACGCGGCCGGCCACCACGGCCGACTGGCAGACGCTCATGGTCGGCGTCGCCGGTCTGCAGCAGCGCCTGGCCCTCCACGAGGAGGCGATCCTGGCGACGGGTCTGCCCGACTGCCGCCCCGCGCGTACGGTCGACCTCTACGACCGGTTCGTGACGTTGTTCGCCGAGCTCGACGCCGACCATCCCTGCCACGTCGACGAGGGCCTGCGGGCGGCGCTCGTCGAGGCGCGGCCCGCCGTGGTGGAGGCGTCGGTGCGGCTCGTCGGCTCGGCCCTGCCGGTGACGCTGCAGCACGGTGACCTCCACACCGACAACGTGTTCGCCTCGGCCGCGGGCCTGCGGCTCTTCGACTTCGGCGACGCGCAGTGGGCGCACGCGCTCGAGGTGCTGGCCGTGCCGCGCGGCGTGATCGACGACGATCCCGCCGTCGAGTGGGAACCGGTGCTGGCCTCCTACGCCGGCGCGTGGGACCTGACCCCGGACGAGCTCGCGGGCGACCTGTCCGCCGCGTGGCTCACGCAGTCGGTGCACCGGTGCCTGACGTGGTGGCGGGCGTTGTCGAGCGCGACGGCGCAGGAGTGGCGCCAGTGGGGCGAGGCGCCCCTGCACCACCTGACCCGGGTCAGCGCCCGCGACTGA
- a CDS encoding SCO4848 family membrane protein, whose protein sequence is MISKLSARMLVVAGLFNVVIWPRFAKAIVDDDRAWAGEAWSSTPQAFFWVHAVLIGTAMTLGVIVLVIGVRSLLAHRRSPSA, encoded by the coding sequence GTGATCTCGAAGCTCTCGGCACGTATGCTCGTGGTGGCCGGCCTGTTCAACGTGGTGATCTGGCCGCGGTTCGCGAAGGCGATCGTCGACGACGACCGCGCGTGGGCCGGCGAGGCGTGGTCGAGCACGCCGCAGGCGTTCTTCTGGGTGCACGCGGTGCTGATCGGGACGGCGATGACGCTCGGCGTGATCGTGCTGGTGATCGGCGTGCGCAGCCTGCTGGCTCATCGCCGCTCCCCCAGCGCCTGA
- a CDS encoding NAD-dependent protein deacetylase — translation MGVGELAMLLDRGEVLLLTGAGVSTDSGIPDYRGPDSVPRSPMTFQEFVATPEARQRYWARAFVGWSRMWIAEPNTTHRIVADLESAGRLTGLVTQNVDGLHSRAGHRDLVELHGAIDRVVCLDCHDLTPRPDLQDRLELLNPGWADREAVLAPDGDVIIEHTEDFTVAACERCDGRLKPDVVFFGESVPKPTVAHCFDLVDHAASLVVLGSSLHVMSGLRFVRAAAKRGIPVAIVNRGSTRGDPLATVRIDAGVAETLTATAQGSVGRTTA, via the coding sequence GTGGGAGTCGGAGAGCTGGCGATGCTGCTGGACCGCGGCGAGGTCCTGCTCCTGACCGGTGCGGGCGTGTCGACCGACTCGGGCATCCCCGACTACCGCGGACCCGACAGCGTGCCGCGCAGCCCCATGACGTTCCAGGAGTTCGTCGCGACACCGGAGGCCCGCCAGCGCTACTGGGCCCGCGCGTTCGTGGGCTGGAGCCGCATGTGGATCGCCGAGCCCAACACCACGCACCGCATCGTGGCCGACCTGGAGTCCGCCGGACGTCTCACCGGTCTCGTGACCCAGAACGTCGACGGCCTGCACAGCCGAGCGGGGCACCGCGACCTCGTGGAGCTGCACGGCGCGATCGACCGGGTCGTCTGCCTCGACTGCCACGACCTGACCCCGCGCCCCGACCTCCAGGACCGCCTGGAGCTGCTCAACCCCGGCTGGGCCGACCGCGAGGCCGTGCTGGCCCCGGACGGCGACGTCATCATCGAGCACACCGAGGACTTCACGGTGGCCGCGTGCGAGCGCTGCGACGGCCGGCTGAAGCCCGACGTCGTGTTCTTCGGCGAGAGCGTGCCCAAGCCGACCGTGGCGCACTGCTTCGACCTGGTCGACCACGCCGCCTCCCTGGTCGTGCTGGGCTCGTCGCTCCACGTCATGAGCGGGCTGCGGTTCGTGCGCGCCGCCGCCAAGCGCGGCATCCCCGTGGCGATCGTCAATCGGGGCTCGACCCGCGGCGACCCCCTCGCGACCGTGCGCATCGACGCCGGCGTCGCCGAGACGCTGACGGCTACGGCGCAGGGTTCGGTCGGCCGCACCACGGCCTAG
- a CDS encoding zinc-dependent alcohol dehydrogenase family protein, which produces MSHPSPSTSPPASTRLDDQQMRAVVLDAARATPEVRLVPRPTPPPGGVVVRVEATGLCRSDWHAWAGHDEDIVFPHVPGHELAGVVTEVGSGVERWAVGDRVTVPFVCGCGACAWCRDGQAQVCPDQQQPGSTHWGSFAEEVALHAADTNLVALPDEVGAAAAASLGCRFATAYRALVGRAQVTRDEWVTVIGAGGVGLSAVMIAKALGARVVAVDRNQEALDVALGLGADHVLLTDGRDVPTAIAALTDGGSHVAVDAVGSEQTCADAILGLRRRGRHVQVGLLPPVDGHPRVPMARVIGWELDLLGSHGMAAADYPAMLAMIEDGSLQPQRLVERTIGLAQAAQELPGFDRATIAGMTLVDPTL; this is translated from the coding sequence ATGAGCCACCCCTCCCCGTCGACCTCGCCGCCCGCCTCGACTCGACTCGACGACCAGCAGATGCGCGCGGTCGTCCTCGACGCGGCGCGTGCGACCCCCGAGGTGCGCCTGGTGCCTCGCCCCACACCGCCGCCCGGCGGAGTCGTGGTGCGGGTCGAGGCCACCGGCCTGTGCCGCAGCGACTGGCACGCGTGGGCCGGCCACGACGAGGACATCGTGTTCCCGCACGTGCCGGGGCACGAGCTCGCCGGTGTCGTCACCGAGGTCGGTTCTGGCGTCGAGCGGTGGGCGGTGGGAGACCGCGTCACCGTCCCGTTCGTGTGCGGGTGCGGCGCGTGCGCCTGGTGCCGCGACGGCCAGGCTCAGGTGTGCCCCGACCAGCAGCAGCCGGGATCCACGCACTGGGGGTCGTTCGCCGAGGAGGTTGCGCTGCACGCCGCCGACACGAACCTCGTCGCCCTCCCGGACGAGGTCGGCGCAGCCGCGGCCGCGAGCCTCGGGTGCCGCTTCGCCACCGCCTACCGGGCGCTCGTCGGCCGGGCACAGGTCACGCGTGACGAGTGGGTCACCGTGATCGGTGCTGGCGGCGTCGGGCTCAGCGCCGTGATGATCGCGAAGGCCCTGGGCGCGAGGGTGGTCGCGGTCGACCGGAACCAGGAGGCGCTCGACGTGGCGCTCGGGCTCGGGGCGGACCACGTGCTGCTCACGGACGGGCGGGACGTCCCGACCGCGATCGCCGCGCTCACCGATGGTGGGAGCCACGTCGCCGTGGACGCGGTGGGCAGCGAGCAGACGTGCGCGGACGCGATCCTGGGACTTCGCCGCCGCGGACGCCACGTCCAGGTCGGCCTGCTGCCACCCGTCGACGGACATCCGCGCGTGCCGATGGCCCGGGTCATCGGCTGGGAGCTCGACCTCCTCGGCAGCCACGGCATGGCCGCCGCGGACTACCCGGCCATGCTCGCGATGATCGAGGACGGGTCGCTCCAGCCCCAGCGCCTCGTCGAGCGCACGATCGGCCTCGCCCAGGCCGCGCAGGAGCTGCCTGGCTTCGACCGGGCCACCATCGCGGGGATGACTCTCGTCGACCCGACACTCTGA
- a CDS encoding NADPH-dependent 2,4-dienoyl-CoA reductase — MSEYPHLLSPLDLGHTTLRNRVIMGSIHSKLEDRAKDIPKWAAYFAERAKGGVALSITGGISPNRTGWLLPFGGTMNSTKIADRHKTVTDAVHEHDGKIAMQVLHAGRYGYHPFVKGASNRKSPISPFKPRAMSTKEVDQTATDFAKASKLARRAGYDGVEIMGSEGYLVNQMLAARTNTRTDAWGGSAAKRMRFPVEIVKRTRELVGDDFIVLYRMSLLDLVDNAQSWEETIELAHLLEEAGVSIINTGIGWHEARIPTIVTSVPRAAFAPLTARLKAAVSVPVVASNRINTPEVAEQILADGQADLISMARPLLADPDFVNKAAEGRADEIITCIACNQACLDHTFKNQRATCMLNPRAAFETELVLLPTRTVERIAVVGAGPAGLAAAVELAGRGHEVELFEQAAEIGGQFKLAMEIPGKEEFTETIRYYRRMLEVRNVKVHLGTRATVEDLTAGWGAGPGAAKDRAFQQVVVASGVEPRIPTIPGIDHPSVVTYQQVIGDRVPVGQTVAVLGAGGIGFDTAEFLLHEPDESVEEWQERWGVVDPSLEVEGGERGGLGTKVLAPPRRKVYLLQRKTSDLGKGLGKTTGWVHRQTLKDSGVEMIKGVSYDRIDDEGLHLTVRENAKAEPVEMLVKADTIVLCTGQESVRDLVDGLQAAGVPTHVIGGADVAAELDAKRAIKQATELAALL; from the coding sequence ATGAGCGAGTACCCGCACCTCCTGAGCCCCCTCGACCTGGGCCACACCACGCTGCGCAACCGGGTCATCATGGGCTCGATCCACTCCAAGCTCGAGGACCGCGCGAAGGACATCCCCAAGTGGGCCGCCTACTTCGCCGAGCGGGCCAAGGGCGGCGTGGCGCTCTCGATCACGGGCGGCATCTCGCCGAACCGCACCGGCTGGCTGCTGCCGTTCGGCGGCACCATGAACTCCACCAAGATCGCCGACCGCCACAAGACCGTGACCGACGCGGTGCACGAGCACGACGGCAAGATCGCGATGCAGGTGCTGCACGCGGGTCGCTACGGCTACCACCCCTTCGTCAAGGGCGCCTCGAACCGCAAGTCGCCGATCTCGCCCTTCAAGCCACGCGCGATGAGCACCAAGGAGGTCGACCAGACCGCCACGGACTTCGCGAAGGCCTCGAAGCTCGCCCGCCGCGCCGGCTACGACGGCGTCGAGATCATGGGCTCCGAGGGCTACCTGGTCAACCAGATGCTCGCGGCGCGCACCAACACCCGCACCGACGCGTGGGGCGGCAGCGCGGCCAAGCGCATGCGGTTCCCCGTCGAGATCGTCAAGCGCACGCGCGAGCTCGTGGGCGACGACTTCATCGTGCTGTACCGGATGAGCCTGCTCGACCTCGTCGACAACGCCCAGTCGTGGGAGGAGACGATCGAGCTCGCGCACCTCCTGGAGGAGGCCGGCGTCAGCATCATCAACACCGGCATCGGCTGGCACGAGGCCCGCATCCCCACGATCGTCACGTCGGTCCCGCGCGCCGCGTTCGCGCCGCTCACCGCTCGCCTCAAGGCCGCGGTGTCGGTCCCCGTGGTCGCGTCCAACCGGATCAACACCCCCGAGGTCGCCGAGCAGATCCTGGCCGACGGCCAGGCCGACCTGATCTCGATGGCCCGCCCCCTGCTCGCCGACCCCGACTTCGTGAACAAGGCCGCCGAGGGTCGCGCCGACGAGATCATCACCTGCATCGCGTGCAACCAGGCGTGCCTCGACCACACGTTCAAGAACCAGCGCGCCACCTGCATGCTCAACCCGCGCGCGGCCTTCGAGACCGAGCTGGTCCTGCTGCCGACCCGCACGGTCGAACGCATCGCCGTCGTGGGCGCCGGCCCGGCGGGGCTTGCCGCAGCCGTCGAGCTTGCGGGCCGCGGCCACGAGGTCGAGCTCTTCGAGCAGGCTGCGGAGATCGGCGGGCAGTTCAAGCTCGCGATGGAGATCCCCGGCAAGGAGGAGTTCACCGAGACGATCCGGTACTACCGCCGCATGCTCGAGGTCCGGAACGTGAAGGTGCACCTCGGCACGCGCGCCACGGTGGAGGACTTGACCGCAGGCTGGGGTGCCGGGCCTGGGGCGGCGAAGGACAGAGCCTTCCAGCAGGTCGTCGTGGCCAGCGGTGTCGAGCCGCGGATCCCGACCATCCCGGGCATCGACCACCCGAGCGTCGTCACGTACCAGCAGGTCATCGGCGATCGCGTGCCCGTGGGCCAGACCGTCGCGGTGCTCGGCGCCGGCGGCATCGGCTTCGACACAGCTGAGTTCCTCCTGCACGAGCCCGACGAGTCCGTCGAGGAGTGGCAGGAGCGCTGGGGCGTCGTCGACCCGTCGCTCGAGGTCGAGGGCGGCGAGCGGGGCGGACTCGGCACCAAGGTGCTCGCGCCCCCGCGCCGCAAGGTCTACCTGCTGCAGCGCAAGACCTCTGACCTCGGCAAGGGGCTCGGCAAGACCACGGGCTGGGTGCACCGCCAGACGCTCAAGGACTCCGGGGTCGAGATGATCAAGGGCGTCTCGTACGACCGCATCGACGACGAGGGTCTGCACCTGACCGTGCGCGAGAACGCCAAGGCCGAGCCGGTCGAGATGCTCGTCAAGGCCGACACGATCGTGCTGTGCACCGGCCAGGAGTCGGTGCGCGACCTCGTCGACGGGCTCCAGGCCGCCGGCGTGCCGACGCACGTCATCGGTGGTGCCGACGTCGCCGCCGAGCTCGACGCCAAGCGCGCGATCAAGCAGGCCACCGAGCTGGCCGCGCTGCTGTAG
- a CDS encoding enoyl-CoA hydratase-related protein — MSSSVLDVSRQDAIAVVTLHRPSQRNAVDRELADAVDAALGELDADDTVRVVVLTGGPTFFSAGTDLHEPSSPATPDGGEYGLIRRHRSTPIVAAVEGFALGGGFEIVLACDLVVAADDVRFGLPEVKRGVIANCGAFFRAPAKLPPNIATQMLLTGETLPARRAHELGLVNVLCAPGSALDSALELAAAIVPNSPSAVRITFDALQAAQRDAERELWPLTDDAAAQVAVSADRAEGIAAFFEKRPPHWS; from the coding sequence ATGAGCTCGTCCGTGCTCGACGTCAGCCGCCAGGACGCGATCGCGGTGGTGACGCTGCACCGCCCGAGCCAGCGCAACGCGGTCGACCGGGAGCTCGCGGACGCCGTCGACGCCGCGCTCGGCGAGCTCGACGCCGACGACACCGTGCGGGTCGTCGTGCTGACCGGGGGCCCGACGTTCTTCTCGGCCGGCACCGACCTGCACGAACCGTCCAGCCCGGCCACCCCCGACGGCGGCGAGTACGGCCTGATCCGGCGCCACCGGAGCACGCCGATCGTCGCGGCCGTCGAGGGATTCGCCCTGGGCGGAGGGTTCGAGATCGTCCTCGCGTGCGACCTCGTCGTGGCGGCCGACGACGTGCGGTTCGGCCTGCCCGAGGTCAAGCGCGGCGTGATCGCCAACTGCGGTGCGTTCTTCCGCGCCCCCGCGAAGCTGCCGCCGAACATCGCGACCCAGATGCTGCTGACCGGGGAGACGCTGCCGGCCCGCCGCGCGCACGAGCTGGGTCTGGTCAACGTCCTCTGCGCGCCGGGCTCGGCCCTCGACTCCGCGCTCGAGCTGGCAGCCGCGATCGTCCCGAACAGTCCCTCGGCCGTCCGCATCACGTTCGACGCCCTGCAGGCCGCGCAGCGCGACGCCGAGCGCGAGCTGTGGCCCCTCACCGACGACGCGGCCGCGCAGGTCGCCGTCTCGGCCGACCGGGCCGAGGGGATCGCCGCGTTCTTCGAGAAGCGGCCTCCGCACTGGTCCTGA
- a CDS encoding HU family DNA-binding protein, with protein MAISRSDLVAALAEKSGTTKTVADSVLSSFTDVLLEAVAAGDKVSIPGILSVERVERAARTGRNPSTGETIEIPAGYGVKVSAGSKLKAAAK; from the coding sequence GTGGCTATTTCCCGCAGTGACCTCGTCGCCGCCCTCGCCGAGAAGTCCGGCACCACCAAGACGGTGGCCGACTCGGTGCTGTCGTCGTTCACCGACGTCCTCCTCGAGGCCGTCGCCGCCGGCGACAAGGTCTCGATCCCGGGCATCCTCTCGGTCGAGCGCGTCGAGCGTGCCGCCCGCACCGGTCGCAACCCCTCCACGGGCGAGACCATCGAGATCCCCGCCGGCTACGGCGTGAAGGTCAGCGCCGGCTCGAAGCTGAAGGCTGCCGCCAAGTAA
- a CDS encoding GIY-YIG nuclease family protein — MAGFMYILRCADGSYYVGSTRDYVARLRQHNDGEGAAYTRRRLPVELVYCLPCESIVQAYWFEKRVQGWSRAKREALIDGRLDLLPELARKKFDKPDPPGAAS; from the coding sequence ATGGCCGGCTTCATGTACATCCTGCGTTGCGCGGACGGCAGCTACTACGTGGGCAGCACCCGCGACTACGTGGCTCGACTCAGGCAGCACAACGACGGGGAAGGCGCGGCCTACACGCGGCGGCGACTCCCCGTCGAGCTCGTGTACTGCCTGCCGTGCGAGTCAATCGTCCAGGCCTACTGGTTCGAGAAGCGTGTCCAAGGATGGTCGCGGGCCAAGCGGGAAGCGCTCATCGACGGCCGGCTGGATCTGCTCCCGGAGCTCGCGAGGAAGAAGTTCGACAAGCCAGATCCACCGGGTGCCGCAAGCTGA